The Candidatus Hamiltonella defensa 5AT (Acyrthosiphon pisum) DNA window TGATGCAGATAACCCGCACCAACTTTAGCCATTATGGAATTAGCGCCCGTGATGTATTGACCCCCTGTACGAATCTTTCTGTTTTTGATGGGACTTTAACCTCAGTAGCCCCGTCGCTGTCCAAGCAAAATATTACCCTTTACCCACGTCATTTGCTGCGTGGTGACTTTGTTTCTGATTAAAAATTAAATAGAGGCTTATCATGTTATCGCTATTAAAAAATAAATACGTCGGTCTGATGGCGGCTTTTTTGTTTTCTTTATCTGCTGAGGCTAACGGACTGGTGAAAACAAAAACGTTGCTGCAAAAAGTGTTTGATGAAGCCCATTCTCTTGTCGGGATTGTGGTGGCGCTGGCCGCCTTGATTATCGGCTTTCGAGTGCTGTTTCGGGGTGAAACCCTCCGTGATTGCTGGGGCGTTATTATAGGCGCTTCGCTGATTGCATCCGCAGCGGAAATCGGCAAATGGCTTGCCTGATATAAGGAGGAGGAATGTCAACCATCTATAAGGCATTGACGCGACAGGCCGTGTTGCCGGGGATTGGCGTTCCCCTCGTCCCTTTTGTGGTTATCGAGGGGGCATTAATCAGCCTGAGCGCGAATATTAGCTGGTTTTTTCTTATCGTTGCCTTTGCCGCATGGGTCATCATGAAGTTGATGACCGAAGAGGATGACGCCATTTTTCATTTGATGCGGTTGAAAATGCGCACGCTGGGAATTGACGTCATTAACCGCTTTTATGGCACTACGGTATTTTCAGCCAGTCAGTATGATGACATCGATATCAAGGAGATAGCAGACTGTATGAAGCTCAATCAACGCCTGCCACTGGAAAAACTGATCCCTTACTCTTCACATATTGATACGCATATTGTGAAAACCCGTGAGAATGATGAAATGGCGACGTGGGAAGTGATCGGGGTGCCGTTTGAATGCGAGGATGACAATGATTTAGCGATTATCAATAGTCAGTTAAATACCATGATCCGCGCATGGGAGGGTAAGCCGGTGACTTTCTATACTCACCGACTCCGTGAAACATTTTATGATCATCTGGATACCCCGAGTGGCCATCCTTTTGCTGATGAGATCAGTAAAAAATACTATGAAGGAATAAAAAAGTCTCAACTCTACCAAAATCGGCTGTTCTTTACCCTGTGCTATGCGCCTTTTGGTAAAGAACAGAAGATGCAACATAAAATCCGAAATATCCACGACAAGCAGAAAGCCATCGCCGAGACATTACCCGAAATGCGTGAGATGGTGAGTAAAATCAGTGCATCGCTGGCACGCTTTCATGCGCAACCGCTGGGGATATTTGAAACTGAAAAGGGGGTTTATTCTTCACAGTTGAGTTTTTATCAATATCTGCTTTCAGGTCACTGGCAAAGAGTCCGCTTATCGGCTACGCCGCTGTATGAAGTGCTGGGTGGGGTAGATATTTTTTTGTCTCAGGATTCCGGGCAAGTTAATACGCCGCGGGGAAAACGTTTTTTCAGGTCGCTTGAAATCAAGGATTTTTGCGAAAACAGTGAGAGCGGGTTATTGGATTCACTGGCTTATCTACGTATGACTTATGTCATGACCACTTCGTTTACGGCCTTGGGAAAACAGGAAGCACAGGCCGCTATCAAGGATAAAATCAGGAAGCTGAAAAGTGCCGGGGATGAAGCCGCCTCACAGTTGATAGATCTCGAGGTCGCCAAAGATTTACATGGTTCAGGTGTGATTGCGTTTGGCAAATACCATTACTCGCTAGTGATTTATGCTGACTCGCTGGATGAACTGACTGCCCACACCAATAAAGTCATGACGATTCTGGAAGACTTGGGGATGATTGTTGCGCTTTCCATGTTGTCTCTGGGGGCGGCCTATCTTGCGCAACTACCGGGCGTGTACCATTTACGCCCGAGACTGGCCTTGATGAGCAGTCAGAACTTCGTGGATTTTGAGTCCTTTCATAATTTTTTCTCTGGCAAGCGTAAAGGCGTTCCATGGGGTGAGCCACTGGTACAGCTTAAAACGCCCGCGGGCGGCAAGTACGATCTGAATCTGCACAATACGTTAATGGGCGTGAATGAACTCGGCAAGAAAACATTAGGGCATACGGATGTTTTGGGTCAGGCCGGATCGGGAAAGACAGTATTATTGATGTTTATGATGGTGATGATGCAGAAATGGCGAAATGCAGATCTGTTCCCGGTTAACAGTCCGGTCAAGCGTTTAACAACAGTATTTTTTGATAAGGACAGGGCGACAGAGCCAGGGATACGGGCATTGGGGGGGCAGTATTTTAGTATCAAAAGTGGTGAAATGACTGGATTTGCCCCGTTTATGCTGGACGCGACCCAGCGCAATGTCATTTTTGTCAAGCAACTGATGAAAATCATCTGTACGCTTAACGGTAATACGTTGACCACCCGCGAAGAGTTACGCCTTAATACCGGCGTGGCGCGCGTTATGGCGTTACCGCATGACGTGAGGCGTTTTGGGGTAACTGCCCTGATTAACCATATCAGTGAACCGGATAATCGGGAGGCTCGGGAAAATGGCGTAAAAATCCGTCTGTCTCGGTGGGCACAAGGGGGCGATCTGGCGTGGGTGTTTGATAACGACAATGACACCTTCGATTTGAGTCAGTATGACAACTTCGGTATCGATGGCACCGAGTTTCTGGATAACCCGGAGGTTTGTCCGGCAATTGCCTTTTACCTTCTCTATCGCGTGACCCGTTTACTGGATGGTCGCCGCCTTGTGATTTTTATGGACGAATTCTGGCAGTGGATCGGCAATCCCGCTTTTGCGGATTTTGTCTACAACCGACTAAAAACCATGAGGAAGCTCAACGGCATTATCATTCCGGCGACTCAATCTCCTGAGGAAATTCTGAAAAGCAGCGTCTCTGGTGCTATGCGGGAACAATGCACAACGCATATCTATCTGGCTAATCCTAAAGCCGATTATGATCAGTACGTGAACCAGCTAAAAGTGCCGGAGCGCTATTTCAATATCATCAAAAACCTTGACCCTCTGTCACGCCAGTTTCTTATCGTAAAATCCCCTTTGTATAAAGGAAATTTGAATGATTTTGCCGCGTTGGTGACACTGGATTTATCGGGATTAGGGTGACCACCAAATTATTGAGCACGGATAAAGACGATCTGGAAGTGTTCGATAGCCTGTTTAAAGACGGTCTGCGCCCAGATGAATGGATAGATACCTACCTGAAATTAGTGTCTTAAGGAATAAATGATGAGGATTAAAAAGACATTGGCATGGGGATTATCGGCGCTGCTCTCTACCCTGTCATCGCCGATTTCTGAGGGCGGCATCCTTGTTTTTGACGCGACATCAAAAATGGAAAATGCCCGGCAGTGGGCGAAGGAAGCCAAGCAATGGATGGAAACCGTTGAGCACTACAAGGCGCAGATGAACGTCTACAAAGACCAGCTGGCTACCTCGACAGGGCTTCGTGATATTCAGGGGCTACTTGAACAGGGAAAAAGTTTACAAAGTGAAATCAAAACGTTGCAGAATCAGGGCATCAGCCTTAATGACCTGTTAACGTCAGATAATCCGCCGAGGGGGGCATTGGACAGTCTGTATCATAAATACAAAAGTTTTGATGTGTGTGGCGATAGCACTTCCTCTTCAAAGTTACCTGCCTCTTACCTTAACGCCTGCAAGCAGGAAACGGCGAACAAGGGCTATATGATTGAGCAGACGGCCGAGGTACAAAAAAAGATCAATGTGGCGCTGAAAGATATTGGCCACCTGTCTCATCGCATTGCCAATGCTAAAGACAGCAAGGAATCGCAGGATTTAGCAAATGCAATACAGGCCAGGAGTGTTCAGCTCAATTCATTGACCAGTGCATGGGAAATGAACATTAAAGCAGCAGAACAACGTGATAAGCTCTTATCAGCGAAGCGTGAAAAAGCGTTTCGTCAGCATCAATATAATGCGCCGTTACCGAAATTTGGAGATTTAGTACCATGAAAATAGTAGCCGCAATATCTACCTTGTTTTTATCATTCATGATGACCGGATGTGGCGAAGAAACGAAGTCCACGGTGTGGTG harbors:
- a CDS encoding type IV secretion system protein; translation: MRIKKTLAWGLSALLSTLSSPISEGGILVFDATSKMENARQWAKEAKQWMETVEHYKAQMNVYKDQLATSTGLRDIQGLLEQGKSLQSEIKTLQNQGISLNDLLTSDNPPRGALDSLYHKYKSFDVCGDSTSSSKLPASYLNACKQETANKGYMIEQTAEVQKKINVALKDIGHLSHRIANAKDSKESQDLANAIQARSVQLNSLTSAWEMNIKAAEQRDKLLSAKREKAFRQHQYNAPLPKFGDLVP
- a CDS encoding TrbC/VirB2 family protein, which codes for MLSLLKNKYVGLMAAFLFSLSAEANGLVKTKTLLQKVFDEAHSLVGIVVALAALIIGFRVLFRGETLRDCWGVIIGASLIASAAEIGKWLA
- a CDS encoding VirB3 family type IV secretion system protein, encoding MSTIYKALTRQAVLPGIGVPLVPFVVIEGALISLSANISWFFLIVAFAAWVIMKLMTEEDDAIFHLMRLKMRTLGIDVINRFYGTTVFSASQYDDIDIKEIADCMKLNQRLPLEKLIPYSSHIDTHIVKTRENDEMATWEVIGVPFECEDDNDLAIINSQLNTMIRAWEGKPVTFYTHRLRETFYDHLDTPSGHPFADEISKKYYEGIKKSQLYQNRLFFTLCYAPFGKEQKMQHKIRNIHDKQKAIAETLPEMREMVSKISASLARFHAQPLGIFETEKGVYSSQLSFYQYLLSGHWQRVRLSATPLYEVLGGVDIFLSQDSGQVNTPRGKRFFRSLEIKDFCENSESGLLDSLAYLRMTYVMTTSFTALGKQEAQAAIKDKIRKLKSAGDEAASQLIDLEVAKDLHGSGVIAFGKYHYSLVIYADSLDELTAHTNKVMTILEDLGMIVALSMLSLGAAYLAQLPGVYHLRPRLALMSSQNFVDFESFHNFFSGKRKGVPWGEPLVQLKTPAGGKYDLNLHNTLMGVNELGKKTLGHTDVLGQAGSGKTVLLMFMMVMMQKWRNADLFPVNSPVKRLTTVFFDKDRATEPGIRALGGQYFSIKSGEMTGFAPFMLDATQRNVIFVKQLMKIICTLNGNTLTTREELRLNTGVARVMALPHDVRRFGVTALINHISEPDNREARENGVKIRLSRWAQGGDLAWVFDNDNDTFDLSQYDNFGIDGTEFLDNPEVCPAIAFYLLYRVTRLLDGRRLVIFMDEFWQWIGNPAFADFVYNRLKTMRKLNGIIIPATQSPEEILKSSVSGAMREQCTTHIYLANPKADYDQYVNQLKVPERYFNIIKNLDPLSRQFLIVKSPLYKGNLNDFAALVTLDLSGLG